A region from the Microtus ochrogaster isolate Prairie Vole_2 unplaced genomic scaffold, MicOch1.0 UNK43, whole genome shotgun sequence genome encodes:
- the LOC101985302 gene encoding cytochrome P450 2J2-like, producing MFPWALCYLSGPHQKIFRHCEAVRGFIRHEIIRHKLRALEAPKDFLSCYLSQITKTMDDPVSTFNEENLIQVVIDLFLGGTDTTATTLHWALIYLVHHRAIQERVQQELDEVLGTSQAISYEDRERLPYTRAVLHEVQRLSSVVAVGAVRQCVTSTWIHGYYVPKGTIILPNLASVLYDPECWETPQQFNPGHFLDKDGNFVTNEAFLPFSAGHRVCPGEQLARMELFLMFATLLRTFQFQLPEGSQGLRLEYVFGGTLQPQPQKICAVLRLSSLPREEGP from the exons ATGTTTCCCTGGGCCCTCTGCTACCTCTCGGGGCCCCACCAGAAGATATTTCGGCACTGTGAGGCTGTGAGGGGCTTCATCCGCCACGAAATCATCAGACACAAGCTCCGGGCCCTGGAGGCCCCCAAGGACTTCCTCAGCTGCTACCTGTCACAGATCACCAAG ACCATGGACGACCCTGTCTCCACTTTCAACGAGGAGAACCTGATCCAAGTGGTGATTGACCTGTTTCTGGGAGGCACCGACACCACGGCCACCACACTGCACTGGGCACTCATATACCTGGTCCATCACAGAGCCATCCAGG AGAGAGTGCAGCAGGAGCTGGACGAGGTGCTGGGCACTTCGCAGGCCATCAGCTATGAGGACCGAGAGCGACTTCCTTACACCCGTGCTGTCCTCCATGAGGTGCAGCGACTGAGCAGCGTTGTGGCTGTGGGCGCTGTGCGCCAGTGTGTGACTTCCACTTGGATACATGGCTACTATGTGCCCAAG GGTACCATCATCTTGCCTAATTTGGCCTCTGTGCTGTATGaccccgagtgctgggagacCCCTCAGCAATTCAACCCTGGCCACTTCCTCGACAAGGATGGAAACTTTGTGACCAATGAGGCCTTCCTGCCCTTCTCTGCAG gGCATCGGGTGTGTCCCGGAGAGCAGCTTGCTCGAATGGAGCTCTTCCTGATGTTTGCCACCCTCCTCAGGACCTTCCAGTTTCAGCTACCAGAAGGGAGCCAGGGCCTCAGACTGGAATATGTCTTTGGGGGGACACTGCAGCCTCAACCCCAGAAGATTTGCGCAGTGCTTCGCCTAAGCAGCCTCCCTAGGGAGGAGGGCCCGTAG